A DNA window from Paenibacillus sp. HWE-109 contains the following coding sequences:
- a CDS encoding S8 family peptidase, whose amino-acid sequence MVLHQKKKFITTLALLFTIFTLVYPSNGYAFENDDLSVEKAKPSFNESDIVPGKVIVKYKQKQTGSLGLQSLSSNPVSWTTLSFNNEVSVAAKIAELEKDPDIDYVEPVYKVQLISSTSTLTVTDTVYSGTEAYMKQWGKLAAHLDDMGSYTTTSQNEKVTVAVLDTGADLTHPDIKNSIVSGYDFINKDTVAQDDNGHGTHVSGIITAQASSGASIGVAPGVKIMPLKVLNDKGEGDSALLVQAIQFAITNHADIINMSLSVSGNSKALHDVIKQAHNQHILLVSAAGNESNHWINTEQGQMNTPAGDSLRYARYTDYPAAYEEVISVGAIVQLPDKSYSLADFSNVGKVDVVAPGVNIYSTALNGGYIYMSGTSQATPIVTGLSALLKAANKNLDEEDIRTILRTSRNPIAFQPFKLNGTSTSLKNTIYSNNQVSNTMAFGDGLIQGNRAFQVPRLIIKPNLENYPAIKTVTYDLTMVDVHNTVVDATYAVALKAKLYNETSPDRERDQTFDLGAASSGQTQHGLKKLTANFTNNDSVHHVYIYGEWDEQVSGGYSHKPSNSHTLISLPNSPNVSLQSGTYTGKQTVSITSPYQEGMIFLQVQENGKVWVDSSDYRGGKLSVTGDTILTVATLHNNVFSEDAVYQYTIKAAQVGGGGGGGGGGGSSQSPPSLNKEGKMTYDFKPAPIDLLIALNSESKVVSLDASTKEKVDIFTAEFSANFMQKAAERSKTFIIKTNNFTINFPPDSLPVKNGDNAILFKSSMEAAPSIPAFSAASSIYDFSLTENGAKINAFNKPLQVTFSYDKSKVQDTRNLNVYVYDEQQGIWTSVGGTLNGDGTITASLPHFSKYAVLEKKTTLTDIQDHWAQKEIEELSGKQIIDGMDDGSFKPDASMTRAQFVTILTKALKLQSSAGDSNFDDISNDSWYKNAVYAAYQANIVSGLNEHTFSPETNITREQMAVIMVNAYLHATGKKLADIVITQEVNYSDERNISEWARSYVRAATGLGLLSGASEGIFAPKDNSSRAQAAVVMSRLLSKIK is encoded by the coding sequence ATGGTTCTACATCAGAAAAAGAAATTCATTACCACATTAGCTTTATTATTCACTATCTTCACTCTCGTTTATCCATCAAACGGTTATGCTTTTGAAAATGACGATTTAAGCGTTGAAAAAGCCAAACCCTCTTTTAATGAAAGCGATATTGTTCCAGGCAAGGTCATTGTGAAATACAAACAAAAGCAGACAGGATCACTTGGCTTGCAGTCACTTTCTTCAAATCCAGTTTCGTGGACCACTCTATCTTTCAATAATGAAGTATCGGTAGCTGCCAAAATAGCCGAATTGGAAAAAGATCCTGACATTGACTATGTAGAGCCTGTTTATAAAGTACAACTGATCTCTAGTACTTCCACACTTACTGTTACCGATACCGTCTACTCCGGTACTGAGGCATACATGAAGCAGTGGGGCAAACTTGCCGCACATTTAGATGATATGGGTTCATATACGACCACTTCTCAAAATGAGAAAGTAACCGTTGCTGTTTTGGACACCGGGGCAGATTTGACGCACCCTGATATTAAGAACTCTATCGTTTCTGGGTACGACTTTATTAACAAAGATACAGTCGCACAAGACGATAATGGACATGGTACGCATGTATCCGGTATTATCACAGCTCAAGCAAGTTCTGGAGCAAGCATCGGAGTTGCCCCAGGCGTTAAAATCATGCCACTGAAAGTCCTTAATGATAAAGGTGAAGGGGATTCCGCTTTATTAGTTCAAGCGATCCAATTCGCTATTACTAATCATGCAGACATTATTAATATGAGTCTTAGTGTTAGTGGTAATAGCAAAGCTCTGCACGATGTAATTAAACAAGCACACAATCAGCATATATTACTTGTATCTGCCGCTGGTAACGAGAGTAATCACTGGATCAATACAGAACAGGGACAAATGAACACTCCTGCCGGGGATTCCCTTCGCTATGCAAGATATACAGATTATCCAGCCGCGTACGAGGAAGTCATCAGTGTAGGTGCAATTGTACAACTCCCTGATAAAAGTTACTCTCTTGCGGATTTTTCTAATGTTGGCAAAGTAGATGTGGTCGCACCGGGTGTGAACATTTACAGTACAGCTTTAAACGGAGGTTACATATACATGTCGGGTACATCGCAGGCAACCCCGATTGTTACAGGACTTTCAGCACTCCTAAAGGCAGCAAACAAGAACTTGGATGAAGAGGATATTAGAACTATTCTTCGAACCTCCAGAAATCCGATTGCTTTCCAGCCTTTTAAACTGAATGGAACAAGTACTTCTCTTAAAAACACGATCTATTCGAATAATCAAGTTTCCAACACAATGGCTTTCGGAGATGGTTTAATTCAAGGTAATCGTGCCTTTCAAGTACCGCGGCTGATCATAAAGCCTAACTTGGAAAATTATCCTGCTATTAAAACTGTTACTTATGATTTAACCATGGTAGACGTTCATAACACGGTTGTTGATGCTACATATGCGGTTGCTCTTAAAGCCAAATTGTATAATGAAACTTCTCCTGATCGAGAACGAGATCAAACATTCGATCTTGGTGCGGCATCATCTGGACAAACACAACATGGCCTTAAGAAACTTACAGCCAATTTTACTAATAATGATTCGGTCCATCATGTGTATATTTATGGGGAGTGGGATGAACAAGTTTCTGGCGGATATTCTCATAAACCATCCAATTCACATACACTGATAAGTCTTCCGAATTCGCCTAATGTCAGCTTACAATCAGGAACTTATACTGGGAAACAAACCGTCTCCATCACTTCTCCTTATCAAGAAGGAATGATTTTTCTTCAAGTTCAAGAAAACGGTAAAGTGTGGGTAGATTCATCCGATTACCGCGGCGGAAAATTATCAGTTACCGGAGATACAATCCTAACAGTAGCTACTCTGCACAATAATGTATTTAGCGAAGACGCCGTCTATCAATACACAATTAAAGCTGCCCAGGTTGGCGGCGGCGGTGGCGGTGGTGGTGGCGGCGGAAGCAGCCAATCCCCTCCTTCACTAAACAAAGAAGGAAAAATGACCTATGATTTTAAGCCGGCTCCTATTGATTTATTAATTGCACTGAATTCGGAGTCCAAAGTAGTCTCCCTTGATGCGAGCACCAAAGAAAAAGTGGATATTTTCACGGCAGAATTCAGCGCAAATTTTATGCAGAAAGCTGCCGAACGCAGCAAAACATTTATCATTAAAACAAATAATTTTACGATTAATTTCCCACCGGATTCACTGCCAGTCAAGAATGGAGACAATGCTATTCTATTCAAATCATCCATGGAAGCCGCGCCATCCATACCTGCATTTTCAGCGGCATCCTCTATCTATGATTTTTCTTTGACTGAAAATGGAGCAAAAATCAATGCCTTTAACAAACCGCTCCAAGTTACTTTTTCTTACGACAAAAGCAAAGTACAAGATACTCGTAACCTTAATGTGTATGTTTACGATGAACAGCAGGGAATCTGGACAAGTGTAGGCGGCACGCTAAACGGAGATGGTACAATTACTGCATCACTCCCCCATTTCTCCAAATATGCTGTGCTGGAAAAAAAGACAACCTTAACCGATATCCAGGACCATTGGGCTCAAAAGGAGATCGAGGAATTATCCGGCAAACAGATTATTGATGGGATGGATGACGGATCTTTTAAACCAGATGCAAGCATGACTAGAGCACAATTCGTCACAATCCTTACGAAAGCTTTGAAACTGCAAAGTTCTGCCGGCGATTCAAATTTTGACGATATATCCAATGATTCTTGGTATAAGAATGCGGTTTATGCCGCCTACCAAGCGAATATCGTAAGCGGTTTGAATGAGCATACTTTCTCCCCTGAAACTAATATTACGCGGGAGCAAATGGCTGTCATTATGGTAAATGCTTACTTGCATGCCACTGGCAAGAAGCTCGCAGATATCGTAATTACGCAAGAAGTAAACTATTCAGATGAGCGAAATATCAGCGAGTGGGCCAGATCCTATGTGAGAGCAGCAACTGGCTTAGGGCTCCTTAGCGGAGCTAGCGAGGGCATTTTTGCACCAAAGGACAATAGCTCAAGAGCTCAGGCTGCTGTTGTTATGTCTCGTTTATTAAGTAAAATAAAATAA
- a CDS encoding phage tail protein, translating to MQDGQTFFSLNKPFDWEQGYTANIDMQEIGFSIQHTEKYSIHRIVRTDEIEGMPAIHEMTVGPGRKLILLDELANIWIYEDESRHRELLFGQGHHLFSNQASLAAMADLLIIADANQASERRLAVYAISNGQTMWAVHEWNGLELFPLSVNTKLASANAIYTTVPLDISVGMNGNPEVPAGGRIGIISWNAAGEVVHVYEHEALRLEEAEEISSLHSRYFTAAADGTIALLDARRRTVTVFHEDGRDPLHFTLVQEGRFAGISIDTNHNLYIGDSGYAQQEGVTERFILKYRGNGEQLDKVTSFRGRSDKLLHDRRNRLYVFDGISGQISLLDLRARTMLLEDTQLPEAVYFSAELDTTETEIEWHKIRLEAEIPEETQVRFSYFASDEDEGFLDGNYVSYTSYFTDPNISTRAKLSATRGLWSEPILNPKDALLMNARGRYLWFKLELIGSEQKSPFIRKLRVYYPRTSLIAYLPPIYQQDEEHSPFLERFLAMFSTFFDDMEDKIDHISAHFDPDAVSGAYLEWLGRWLAITDHEAWGETKLRQLIKQAPELYKLRGTREGLINMVKIYTGSEPYLLEYFQFKQMQETSELRQLFAQLYGDNPYCFCLMLKPEFVRTDAQRMTIEQIIEDQKPAYTEGKLIVLQPWMYADMHTYLGINTYLSEPTLLTLDQRSSMPYNTVLIDVDRDKRMDIHTRLGLDSEIE from the coding sequence ATGCAGGATGGACAGACGTTTTTTTCACTTAACAAGCCATTCGACTGGGAACAAGGCTATACAGCCAATATCGACATGCAGGAGATTGGTTTTTCTATTCAACATACCGAAAAGTACAGCATCCATCGCATCGTTCGTACGGACGAGATTGAGGGGATGCCAGCGATTCACGAGATGACAGTGGGACCTGGACGCAAGCTCATCCTGTTGGATGAATTGGCCAATATCTGGATTTATGAGGATGAAAGCCGTCATCGGGAGCTGCTATTCGGGCAAGGTCACCATTTATTCAGCAATCAAGCTAGTCTGGCTGCTATGGCTGATCTGCTAATTATTGCAGACGCTAATCAGGCCAGTGAACGGCGTTTGGCTGTGTATGCCATTTCCAACGGACAAACCATGTGGGCTGTGCATGAATGGAATGGACTGGAATTGTTCCCGCTCTCGGTCAATACGAAGTTGGCATCAGCCAATGCGATTTACACGACAGTTCCTTTGGACATTAGTGTTGGTATGAATGGAAATCCAGAAGTCCCTGCAGGGGGCAGGATCGGCATTATCTCATGGAACGCAGCGGGCGAGGTGGTGCATGTTTACGAGCACGAAGCTCTCCGGCTGGAGGAAGCGGAGGAAATATCTTCGCTTCATTCCCGCTATTTTACCGCCGCTGCGGACGGGACAATAGCTCTGCTCGATGCCAGGCGCAGGACCGTCACGGTTTTCCATGAGGATGGACGTGATCCGCTGCATTTTACCCTCGTACAGGAGGGACGCTTTGCTGGTATTTCCATTGATACGAATCATAATCTCTATATAGGGGACAGCGGATACGCACAGCAAGAAGGAGTAACCGAGCGCTTTATTCTCAAATATCGGGGCAATGGCGAACAGCTTGATAAGGTGACCAGCTTCCGGGGGCGATCGGATAAACTGCTGCATGATAGACGCAACAGGCTGTATGTGTTCGATGGCATCAGCGGTCAGATCAGCTTGCTTGATCTTAGGGCGCGCACGATGCTCCTAGAAGATACCCAACTGCCGGAGGCCGTCTACTTTTCAGCTGAATTGGACACAACCGAAACAGAGATCGAGTGGCACAAGATTCGCTTGGAAGCGGAGATTCCGGAAGAGACGCAAGTGCGGTTTTCCTATTTTGCCTCGGATGAGGACGAAGGGTTTCTGGATGGGAATTATGTTTCCTATACGAGCTACTTCACCGATCCAAATATTTCAACTCGAGCCAAGCTGTCAGCGACACGCGGTTTATGGTCGGAACCGATTCTGAATCCCAAGGATGCGCTGCTTATGAATGCCCGGGGCCGATATTTGTGGTTCAAATTGGAGTTGATCGGCAGTGAGCAGAAATCACCGTTCATCCGCAAACTGCGGGTGTACTACCCAAGAACCTCATTGATTGCTTATTTGCCGCCGATCTACCAGCAGGATGAGGAACACAGTCCTTTTCTGGAACGATTCTTGGCGATGTTCAGCACGTTTTTTGATGATATGGAGGATAAAATCGACCATATTTCAGCTCACTTTGATCCCGATGCCGTCTCTGGCGCATACCTGGAGTGGTTAGGCCGTTGGCTGGCGATTACGGATCATGAGGCTTGGGGAGAGACGAAGCTGAGGCAGTTGATTAAACAGGCGCCAGAGCTGTATAAGCTGCGGGGGACTCGTGAGGGCTTGATTAATATGGTGAAGATTTACACCGGCTCCGAGCCTTATTTACTGGAGTATTTCCAGTTTAAACAAATGCAGGAGACTTCAGAACTGCGGCAGCTTTTTGCCCAACTGTATGGCGACAACCCATATTGCTTCTGTCTGATGCTGAAGCCTGAATTCGTTCGGACGGATGCGCAGCGGATGACGATCGAACAAATCATCGAGGATCAGAAGCCTGCTTATACAGAAGGCAAACTCATCGTTCTACAGCCTTGGATGTACGCCGATATGCATACGTATTTGGGCATCAATACTTACTTATCAGAACCTACGTTATTAACACTTGATCAGCGTTCATCCATGCCTTACAACACGGTGCTGATCGATGTGGATCGCGATAAACGAATGGATATACATACGCGCTTGGGATTGGATTCCGAAATCGAATAA
- a CDS encoding putative baseplate assembly protein, with translation MLPIPNLDDRMFEQMVQEARKSIPKLFPEWTDENEHDPGITLLELMSWMTEMQQYYLNRVTERSERKFLKLLGIRPREAVSAQCEVSFEGLQQQLVLPQGTPLQALDQRFETLTTVQLVASTLEKVLVRTETAAGDFTSNNHAKIAYYAFGPEARKGAHLYLGFDRALPEQTDISIFFQLFDRYPVTIRSAANGAAPMVSSAKVAWTFAGAGQQGQSESWLPIESVSDTTVHLSQSGELRFRVTSEMKPISLYPADDRSRYWICCTLMEDGYELSPKIEKVSLNAVKAAELETFSEVSAFPSSGEPNQSFEVSSYLAYNGLHTVQVQDEQGHWRDWLAVQSLADCGPEDHCCELQQDSARRVTRVRFGNGVNGSIPPQGAQRVRLIAYTAEFDYGRYVGGSKGLPGQTFEVSRGLSYKPSSMLLQVGYRPRGETSVVWDDWQAVDDFDNSKSTDRHYVYDAAEGTIRFGNNEAGLTPPKSVEPNIRFIRLQAGGGVRGNVKDGLVTGFTEVAGVSVTNAFPARGGLEAETLDQAKLRVQRELSTPTRAVTAEDYEAIVGATPGLRVARVKAIPLYKPGMRDYPKVKAPAQMTVAVVPYSESDKPTAGKGFLQTIKQHLDRHRLLTTELHVIPAEYIKITVHAVVVMEPKFKTEQRRITQELKLLLQPMDHGQGSAGWRFGRTVYKGDIYGVISRIKGVVYVQDIWLDAEGTGFHKDGAGDIHIPPYALVYSGDHEVETISQTDV, from the coding sequence GTGCTGCCGATTCCTAATTTGGATGATCGTATGTTTGAACAGATGGTGCAGGAAGCGCGGAAGTCGATTCCCAAGCTTTTTCCAGAGTGGACGGATGAGAATGAGCATGACCCGGGCATTACGCTGCTGGAACTCATGTCATGGATGACCGAGATGCAGCAGTATTATCTGAATCGGGTGACCGAGCGCAGTGAACGGAAGTTCTTGAAGCTGCTTGGCATTCGTCCGCGTGAAGCTGTGTCTGCCCAGTGTGAGGTATCCTTCGAGGGACTGCAGCAGCAGCTTGTGCTCCCGCAAGGAACGCCTCTGCAAGCGTTGGATCAACGGTTTGAGACTCTGACCACGGTGCAGCTTGTGGCATCTACGCTGGAGAAAGTGCTGGTTCGCACGGAAACCGCGGCAGGTGATTTTACTTCCAATAATCATGCGAAGATTGCTTATTATGCGTTTGGCCCGGAAGCGCGTAAAGGAGCCCATCTGTATCTTGGCTTCGATCGTGCTTTACCCGAGCAAACGGATATCTCGATTTTCTTTCAATTATTCGATCGCTATCCAGTAACGATCCGAAGCGCGGCTAACGGAGCCGCACCGATGGTATCGTCTGCCAAGGTAGCCTGGACGTTCGCAGGAGCAGGCCAGCAAGGACAAAGTGAGAGCTGGCTGCCGATTGAATCGGTTAGCGATACGACGGTTCACCTGTCGCAAAGCGGTGAGCTTCGTTTCCGCGTCACATCGGAGATGAAGCCGATTTCCCTGTATCCGGCGGATGATCGCAGCCGCTACTGGATTTGCTGTACGCTGATGGAGGACGGCTATGAGCTGTCGCCAAAGATTGAGAAGGTCAGCCTTAATGCAGTCAAAGCTGCTGAACTGGAAACCTTTAGCGAAGTTTCAGCCTTCCCTAGCAGCGGAGAGCCGAATCAGAGCTTCGAGGTTAGTTCTTATCTTGCTTACAACGGGCTGCATACTGTGCAGGTGCAGGACGAGCAGGGACATTGGCGCGACTGGCTGGCCGTCCAGTCGCTGGCGGACTGCGGGCCGGAAGATCACTGCTGCGAGCTGCAGCAGGATTCGGCCCGCCGCGTCACCCGCGTTCGCTTCGGCAACGGGGTGAACGGCAGCATCCCGCCGCAAGGCGCGCAGCGGGTGAGGCTTATTGCCTACACGGCCGAGTTCGACTACGGCCGTTATGTTGGAGGCAGCAAAGGTCTGCCTGGGCAGACCTTTGAAGTCAGCCGCGGCCTGAGCTATAAGCCCAGCAGCATGCTGCTGCAGGTGGGCTATCGGCCGCGGGGCGAGACCAGCGTCGTCTGGGACGACTGGCAGGCCGTGGATGACTTCGATAATTCGAAGTCCACGGACCGCCATTACGTCTACGACGCTGCGGAGGGCACGATTCGCTTCGGCAACAACGAAGCGGGTTTGACGCCGCCGAAGTCCGTTGAACCGAATATTCGGTTCATCAGGCTGCAAGCTGGCGGCGGCGTGCGGGGCAACGTGAAGGACGGTCTGGTGACCGGCTTCACGGAGGTGGCGGGCGTGAGCGTCACGAACGCGTTCCCGGCACGGGGCGGCCTGGAAGCGGAGACGCTCGACCAGGCGAAGCTTCGCGTGCAGCGGGAGCTCAGCACGCCGACAAGGGCAGTGACCGCCGAGGACTACGAGGCGATCGTGGGGGCGACGCCAGGCCTGCGCGTCGCGCGGGTCAAAGCGATCCCGCTGTACAAGCCAGGCATGCGGGACTACCCTAAGGTCAAGGCCCCCGCGCAGATGACCGTCGCGGTCGTTCCCTACAGCGAGAGCGATAAGCCAACGGCCGGCAAAGGGTTTCTGCAAACGATTAAGCAGCATCTGGATCGCCATCGTCTTTTGACCACAGAACTGCACGTCATTCCAGCGGAATATATTAAAATTACGGTTCATGCCGTTGTGGTCATGGAACCTAAGTTCAAAACCGAACAACGCCGCATTACCCAAGAATTGAAATTATTGCTGCAGCCTATGGATCATGGACAGGGTTCAGCAGGATGGCGTTTTGGACGGACCGTGTACAAGGGTGATATTTATGGCGTAATCTCTCGAATCAAAGGTGTCGTCTACGTTCAGGATATTTGGCTGGATGCAGAAGGGACTGGATTTCACAAAGATGGGGCCGGCGATATTCATATCCCCCCTTATGCGTTGGTCTATTCCGGCGATCACGAGGTTGAAACGATCAGTCAGACGGATGTCTAG
- a CDS encoding baseplate J/gp47 family protein, which translates to MQPPKIDPRDIPDLIAQMKEMAPYYTPEWRFTPENPDPGSALFFMFADMFHDNIKRLNRVPTKNLISFLNMFDVTLLPARPASSYVTFALNEGTKESVFIATGTQVAAAAEGGYILYETARSALLTPALLTDVFMTSLKQDKIIHVSDEFVRASRQGQAYPTKLFSLQDGDNLQEHAIYLQHSSLFTISSTARIEIEFRNSKRRFDELSMSKQLADPALTEWLYATEDGWQPFSHVSAKGNRVILLKEEAGELALKEVNGTAGRFIQCRLKPLLADGQTLADSKLSMDHISFKTDYIDPLETGGIQPDLMFYNDIAADPTGFYPFGDQFALYGSFYIGSQEVFTKKDGDIKLSFELQAIQNRFQPELTEQVNWKMVMKKSKFDKPPVTHVTVIQVAWEYWNGSSWVRLEVEKEAEKLFYYPQEHKVRKDIHFRCPTNLEATYVNGNDNWWIRARILHIENAYVAQAIYLSPWINEVTLSYQYDDRMYQAEHCLALNNTVFVDQTRHSRQLEGGFEPFQPLQGSHPALHLAFDTPPVRGPISLFISVKQQRFSEQDLPLLEWEYLRSGLLPGNPPEWAALKVLDATNGLTQSGTIQFVGPADFGGVSLFGRDGYWIRAVNRDDKYDDLTGSVQIPTIQGMYMNTVQVLQQETIIGEVPDSKGLEELEYQLSRNQIVSEEVWVDETEFVTEEEIAEYEQAGTPLMEVSRDSEGNLLQLWVRWTAVRQMADSGYRDRHYMIDRTFGRIRVGDGVHGMHPPKGGLEQLKVTYQVTAGQIGNVAAREIIQMQDSIAFVGEVFNPEPASGGCQPEKLESALQRGPELLKHRDRAVSSKDYEWLAREAYPNIAKVTCIPNRNAYMNKEIGAMTLVILPKEGQSGSSTFPELKKQVERYIIQRASSLVAFPERLQVIEPVYMEISVSAIVAVEGMDAVVATEIQALDKLNRFLDPLTGNFDGKGWEIGQQIHPSVFYALLKSIRTISHVEKLYMTVYKLEDGERQELDVNRLPVMPHGMIVSGKHKVIVNAL; encoded by the coding sequence GTGCAACCTCCCAAAATTGATCCACGAGACATTCCTGATCTGATTGCGCAAATGAAAGAAATGGCACCTTATTATACACCGGAGTGGCGTTTCACACCGGAGAATCCAGATCCTGGTTCGGCGCTGTTCTTCATGTTCGCGGACATGTTTCATGATAATATCAAGCGGTTGAATCGAGTGCCTACGAAGAACCTGATCTCTTTCCTGAATATGTTCGATGTGACCTTGCTCCCGGCACGGCCGGCCAGCAGTTATGTGACATTTGCATTGAACGAAGGGACCAAGGAGTCGGTTTTTATTGCGACAGGAACGCAAGTCGCGGCTGCCGCTGAGGGTGGTTACATCCTGTACGAGACCGCTCGCAGTGCGCTGTTAACCCCTGCGTTGCTGACAGATGTCTTCATGACAAGTCTAAAACAAGATAAGATTATTCATGTATCCGATGAGTTCGTTCGCGCATCCAGGCAGGGACAGGCCTATCCTACCAAGCTATTCAGCTTGCAGGATGGCGATAATTTGCAGGAGCATGCGATTTATTTGCAGCACAGCTCGCTTTTTACCATCTCCAGTACGGCGCGTATCGAAATTGAATTCCGCAATTCCAAACGGCGATTTGATGAACTGTCCATGTCCAAACAATTGGCAGACCCTGCCTTGACGGAGTGGCTGTATGCGACTGAGGACGGTTGGCAGCCGTTCAGCCATGTGTCAGCCAAAGGCAATCGGGTGATTCTTCTCAAAGAGGAAGCAGGGGAGCTTGCTTTGAAGGAAGTGAACGGAACGGCAGGACGCTTTATTCAATGCCGCCTCAAACCTCTATTGGCAGATGGCCAAACGTTAGCAGACAGCAAACTGTCGATGGATCACATTTCGTTCAAAACAGACTATATCGATCCTCTAGAAACGGGTGGCATTCAGCCTGATTTGATGTTTTATAACGATATCGCTGCTGATCCGACAGGATTTTATCCATTTGGTGATCAATTTGCGCTTTATGGCTCTTTCTATATCGGGAGTCAGGAAGTGTTTACGAAAAAAGACGGCGATATCAAGTTGAGTTTCGAGCTGCAAGCGATTCAGAATCGTTTTCAGCCTGAGTTGACCGAACAAGTGAATTGGAAAATGGTGATGAAAAAATCCAAGTTCGACAAGCCGCCGGTCACGCATGTTACGGTCATCCAAGTTGCTTGGGAGTATTGGAACGGTTCCAGTTGGGTACGGCTTGAGGTGGAGAAGGAAGCTGAGAAGCTGTTTTATTATCCCCAGGAGCATAAGGTACGCAAGGATATTCACTTCCGCTGTCCAACTAATTTGGAAGCGACCTATGTGAACGGAAATGACAATTGGTGGATTCGGGCGCGTATTCTGCATATTGAGAATGCCTATGTGGCACAAGCGATCTATCTTTCGCCATGGATTAATGAGGTGACGTTATCGTATCAATACGATGACCGCATGTATCAAGCTGAACATTGTTTAGCGCTGAATAACACTGTTTTTGTCGATCAGACGCGGCATAGCCGGCAGCTTGAGGGAGGTTTCGAGCCTTTTCAGCCGCTGCAGGGCAGTCATCCTGCTTTGCACCTTGCTTTTGATACGCCGCCGGTGCGAGGTCCGATTTCATTGTTTATCTCAGTTAAACAGCAGCGTTTCTCCGAGCAGGATCTTCCTTTGCTGGAATGGGAATATTTGCGCTCAGGGTTGCTGCCTGGCAATCCGCCGGAATGGGCGGCACTCAAGGTCCTGGATGCAACGAACGGTTTAACGCAGAGCGGTACGATACAGTTCGTTGGTCCTGCGGATTTCGGGGGAGTCTCACTGTTTGGCCGAGACGGCTACTGGATTCGCGCGGTGAATCGGGATGACAAGTATGATGACTTAACAGGCAGCGTGCAGATTCCTACCATCCAAGGGATGTATATGAATACGGTGCAAGTGCTGCAGCAGGAGACCATCATTGGCGAAGTTCCTGATTCCAAAGGACTGGAAGAGCTTGAGTACCAGCTTAGCCGCAATCAAATTGTTTCGGAAGAGGTCTGGGTGGATGAGACCGAGTTCGTCACGGAGGAAGAAATTGCTGAATACGAGCAGGCAGGAACTCCGCTGATGGAGGTTAGCCGGGATTCGGAAGGCAACCTGCTGCAGCTCTGGGTGCGCTGGACGGCGGTTCGCCAAATGGCGGATTCCGGTTATCGGGATCGTCATTATATGATTGATCGCACCTTTGGCCGCATACGGGTAGGCGATGGAGTTCATGGCATGCACCCTCCCAAGGGAGGGCTGGAGCAGCTGAAAGTGACGTATCAAGTCACGGCTGGACAGATCGGGAATGTCGCGGCTCGTGAAATTATTCAGATGCAGGATTCCATCGCCTTTGTAGGTGAGGTATTTAACCCGGAGCCTGCATCTGGGGGATGTCAGCCTGAGAAGCTGGAATCGGCTTTACAGCGAGGACCGGAGCTGCTCAAGCATCGGGATCGGGCCGTCTCCTCCAAAGATTATGAGTGGCTGGCTCGCGAAGCTTATCCCAACATCGCCAAAGTCACCTGCATACCGAATCGCAATGCCTATATGAATAAAGAAATCGGCGCGATGACGCTTGTTATTTTGCCGAAAGAAGGGCAAAGCGGCAGCTCCACGTTCCCGGAACTGAAGAAGCAGGTGGAGCGCTATATCATTCAGCGGGCTTCAAGTTTGGTCGCTTTCCCAGAACGGTTGCAAGTTATCGAGCCTGTGTATATGGAAATATCCGTCTCAGCAATTGTCGCTGTCGAAGGAATGGACGCGGTTGTGGCAACCGAAATTCAGGCGTTGGATAAACTAAATCGCTTTTTGGATCCGCTGACTGGCAATTTCGATGGCAAAGGTTGGGAAATTGGGCAGCAAATTCATCCTTCGGTCTTTTATGCTTTATTGAAATCAATTCGAACGATCAGCCATGTAGAGAAGCTTTATATGACGGTCTATAAATTGGAAGATGGCGAAAGACAGGAACTTGATGTGAATCGCTTGCCTGTGATGCCGCATGGAATGATCGTAAGCGGCAAACACAAGGTAATTGTGAACGCGTTGTAA
- a CDS encoding GPW/gp25 family protein — MSEAFLGRGWKFPIQVDPATGRIRMSEYEEDIAEAIRVILGTTQGERVMRPKFGCGVQEFIFGMTDDTSLHLLESNIVEAIRNWEPRVHEVEVKAVPEADDPAKVMIRIAYVVRTTNNLFNQVYPFYLYEGSK; from the coding sequence ATGTCGGAGGCATTTTTGGGACGTGGGTGGAAATTCCCGATTCAGGTTGATCCTGCTACGGGGAGAATCCGAATGTCCGAGTATGAAGAAGACATTGCTGAAGCGATTCGCGTGATCCTTGGCACGACGCAAGGGGAACGGGTCATGCGGCCGAAATTTGGCTGCGGCGTTCAGGAATTTATTTTTGGCATGACGGATGATACATCGCTGCATTTGCTCGAAAGCAATATTGTTGAGGCGATCAGAAACTGGGAACCGAGAGTTCATGAAGTGGAAGTAAAAGCCGTACCGGAAGCCGATGATCCCGCTAAAGTGATGATCCGAATTGCGTATGTAGTCCGCACGACGAACAACTTATTTAACCAAGTTTATCCATTTTACTTATATGAGGGTTCCAAATAG